One segment of Thermosipho africanus Ob7 DNA contains the following:
- a CDS encoding PLP-dependent cysteine synthase family protein: MKSKVPVIGPTFEEMLNPEKIDPKIRKRAIEMKKKDPLHPINLFNITWKDENNEIYYFEVPKEITGVDANIIVLYAKEFPSGSHKVGATYSVLAEKTVYGEVDPLKHTLIWPSTGNYGIGGAWVSSRMNYRSIVLLPELMSKERFEIIKKYGAEVIATPGCESNVKEIYDKSKELYNKDPEHVRILNQFEEFGNYRFHYYVTGNTMIELVKNKKIGNSRISAVVLGVGSAGTIASGDRVKQEFSEAKVVAVEPLQCPTISLNGYGGHDIQGIGDKHVTWIHNVMNNDAVVLVDDMESKKMLQVLSDPVGIEFLKEFAPKDMVDFISDKFGISGVANLIGAIKIAKYYNFTSDDNIFIVATDSIERYYSVMKDLEEKFGKLDRAEAKARTERILLYKEPSWVFEGDKYSRERWHNLKYYTWVEQQGKTVEELNAQKDQSYWIKQQEKVYEVNEKILEYRNKHYDELMKIYFED, translated from the coding sequence ATGAAAAGCAAAGTCCCTGTTATTGGACCAACTTTTGAAGAAATGCTTAATCCAGAAAAGATTGATCCAAAAATTAGGAAAAGAGCTATTGAAATGAAGAAAAAAGACCCACTTCATCCAATTAACTTGTTTAATATTACTTGGAAAGATGAAAATAATGAAATTTATTATTTTGAAGTTCCAAAAGAGATTACAGGAGTTGATGCTAATATAATTGTTTTATATGCAAAAGAATTTCCGTCAGGAAGTCATAAAGTGGGTGCAACATACTCAGTGTTGGCAGAAAAAACCGTTTATGGAGAAGTGGATCCATTGAAACATACATTAATTTGGCCATCAACCGGGAATTATGGAATTGGAGGAGCATGGGTTTCATCTAGAATGAATTATAGATCTATTGTTTTACTTCCAGAACTTATGAGTAAAGAAAGATTTGAAATTATTAAAAAATATGGTGCTGAGGTTATTGCAACGCCTGGTTGTGAATCAAATGTTAAAGAAATATATGACAAATCAAAAGAACTATATAATAAAGATCCTGAACACGTAAGAATATTAAACCAATTTGAAGAGTTTGGCAATTATAGATTCCATTACTATGTTACAGGAAATACAATGATTGAATTAGTAAAAAATAAAAAAATTGGAAATTCTAGAATTTCGGCAGTTGTTTTAGGTGTAGGTTCTGCTGGAACGATAGCATCTGGTGATAGAGTAAAACAAGAATTTTCAGAAGCTAAAGTAGTCGCTGTTGAGCCATTACAATGTCCAACGATTTCTCTTAATGGATATGGTGGACATGATATTCAAGGTATTGGAGATAAGCATGTTACATGGATTCATAATGTTATGAATAATGATGCAGTTGTTTTGGTTGATGATATGGAATCAAAGAAAATGCTACAGGTTTTAAGCGATCCAGTGGGAATTGAATTTTTGAAAGAATTTGCTCCAAAGGATATGGTTGATTTTATATCAGATAAATTTGGGATATCAGGAGTTGCTAACTTAATTGGAGCAATAAAAATAGCAAAGTATTATAACTTTACATCTGATGATAATATTTTTATAGTTGCAACTGATTCAATTGAGAGGTATTATTCGGTTATGAAAGATTTAGAGGAAAAGTTTGGAAAACTTGATAGAGCAGAAGCTAAAGCACGAACTGAAAGAATTTTATTATATAAAGAGCCTTCTTGGGTTTTTGAAGGTGATAAATATTCTAGAGAAAGATGGCATAATTTAAAATATTATACCTGGGTTGAGCAGCAAGGAAAAACTGTAGAAGAGTTAAATGCACAGAAGGATCAGAGTTATTGGATTAAGCAACAAGAAAAAGTTTATGAAGTCAATGAAAAAATACTTGAATATAGAAACAAACATTATGATGAACTTATGAAAATATATTTTGAAGATTGA
- a CDS encoding xanthine dehydrogenase family protein molybdopterin-binding subunit, with the protein MNVIGKKVKRIDGLEKAYGTSKYVADYYFENMLYAGVVYANVPHGILKNIDISEAKKVPGVVYIATYKDVPGVNKFGHVIDDMNFLVPVGEKIRFEGDVLALIAAESMNAIEEARKLIKVEIEELPPVLSIDEAIQDKIIVNGKSNIGFHRKIRRGNVDDAFSKADLIIEENFETGYQEHAYLETQGVVANYTPRGVMEIYVSAQCPFYVQKDVAKILGIELNRLNVIQTETGGGFGGKEDVPSYIASKAALLSYITKRPVKLIYTREMDIKETSKRHPSKSYYKVAFAKDGKILGIKTKVYLDMGAYSTLSPIVMYRTMVHASGAYSVKNVSVDVYGVYTNKVPCGAFRGFGSPQVLVAIESIMDRAAKKLNIDPYEIRMRNALDRNKETSTGHVLTQSVGAKKTLEKVYKASNYEFLKKEVLEYNKNSTFKKLGLGWSHIFYGVSLGAGGQHLDGATATINVQSDGTINVMIGNTEMGQGAKTTMAIIVSEILGQDISKIRVLQPETLFIQDSGPTVASRTTFFSGNALKIATEKLKENIVGFLASYFGVGKNEIIFLDGKVFIREKVFSFEEIAKLCNDNNVKLSEVGWYKSPKLHFDHENGIGEAYITYSFATQLSLVEVDFLTGKIALKKAWVCHDIGKVINFEGAVGQVHGGVIQGMGYAIMEEIKQNNGKILTTNFNNYLIPTIKDIPEEIHVYFVEEEFSEGPFGAKGLGEPSLMSSPPSVLNAVSNAIGVFLNKIPVSLEEIVKNTKEGKL; encoded by the coding sequence ATGAATGTAATTGGAAAGAAAGTAAAGAGAATTGATGGATTAGAAAAAGCCTATGGAACCTCAAAATACGTAGCAGATTATTATTTTGAAAATATGTTATATGCAGGAGTAGTTTATGCTAATGTTCCACATGGAATATTGAAAAATATAGATATTTCGGAAGCAAAGAAAGTTCCCGGAGTAGTATATATAGCAACATACAAAGATGTTCCAGGAGTTAATAAATTTGGCCATGTTATAGATGATATGAATTTTCTTGTTCCTGTAGGGGAAAAAATTAGGTTTGAAGGAGATGTTTTAGCACTGATTGCTGCTGAATCTATGAATGCAATTGAAGAAGCTAGAAAATTAATAAAAGTAGAAATTGAGGAGTTGCCACCTGTTTTGTCGATTGATGAAGCAATACAGGATAAAATAATTGTTAATGGGAAATCAAATATTGGTTTTCATAGAAAAATTAGAAGAGGAAATGTTGATGATGCTTTTTCAAAAGCTGATCTTATTATAGAAGAAAATTTTGAAACGGGGTATCAAGAACATGCATATTTAGAAACACAAGGAGTTGTTGCAAATTATACTCCAAGAGGGGTAATGGAAATTTATGTTAGTGCGCAATGTCCATTTTATGTTCAAAAAGACGTAGCAAAAATATTAGGAATAGAATTAAATAGATTAAATGTAATACAGACTGAAACTGGTGGAGGATTTGGCGGAAAAGAAGATGTTCCATCATACATAGCATCAAAGGCTGCTCTTTTATCATATATTACAAAAAGACCTGTAAAATTAATCTATACAAGAGAAATGGATATTAAAGAAACAAGTAAAAGACATCCTAGTAAATCATATTATAAAGTTGCATTTGCAAAAGATGGAAAAATTTTGGGAATTAAGACAAAAGTTTATTTAGATATGGGAGCTTATTCAACTCTTTCACCGATAGTTATGTATAGAACAATGGTACATGCAAGTGGAGCTTATTCGGTAAAAAACGTAAGTGTTGATGTATATGGAGTATATACAAATAAAGTTCCTTGTGGAGCTTTTAGAGGCTTTGGTTCACCTCAAGTTTTAGTAGCAATTGAATCGATAATGGATCGCGCGGCAAAAAAGTTAAATATTGATCCGTATGAAATAAGAATGAGAAATGCACTTGATAGAAATAAGGAGACATCAACCGGACATGTACTAACTCAATCAGTTGGGGCAAAAAAAACTTTAGAAAAAGTTTATAAGGCATCAAATTATGAATTTTTAAAGAAAGAAGTTTTAGAGTATAATAAAAATTCTACGTTTAAAAAACTAGGATTAGGTTGGTCTCATATTTTTTATGGTGTAAGTTTAGGAGCTGGCGGTCAACATCTTGATGGCGCTACTGCAACGATTAATGTTCAATCAGATGGTACTATTAATGTAATGATAGGTAATACCGAAATGGGGCAAGGTGCAAAAACTACAATGGCGATAATAGTATCGGAAATATTGGGACAAGATATTTCAAAAATTAGAGTTTTACAACCTGAGACATTGTTTATTCAAGATAGTGGGCCGACTGTAGCTTCAAGGACTACATTCTTTAGTGGTAATGCTTTAAAGATAGCAACTGAGAAATTAAAAGAGAACATAGTTGGATTTTTAGCTTCTTATTTTGGTGTTGGCAAAAATGAAATTATTTTTTTAGACGGGAAAGTGTTTATTAGAGAAAAAGTATTTTCTTTTGAAGAAATTGCAAAGTTATGTAATGATAATAACGTTAAGTTGTCTGAGGTTGGATGGTATAAATCTCCAAAATTACATTTTGATCACGAAAACGGAATTGGTGAGGCGTATATAACATATAGTTTTGCAACGCAACTTTCTCTTGTGGAAGTTGATTTTTTAACTGGAAAAATAGCATTGAAAAAGGCATGGGTTTGTCATGATATTGGAAAAGTTATAAACTTTGAAGGTGCCGTTGGTCAGGTCCATGGCGGGGTAATTCAAGGCATGGGGTACGCTATTATGGAAGAAATCAAGCAAAATAATGGAAAAATCCTTACTACTAATTTTAATAATTATTTGATTCCAACTATTAAAGACATTCCTGAAGAAATTCATGTTTATTTTGTGGAAGAAGAATTTTCAGAGGGACCATTCGGCGCTAAAGGATTGGGTGAACCATCGTTAATGAGTTCACCACCTTCAGTTTTAAACGCAGTTTCTAATGCTATAGGGGTTTTTTTAAATAAGATACCTGTTTCTTTAGAAGAAATAGTAAAAAATACTAAGGAGGGAAAATTATGA
- the ade gene encoding adenine deaminase → MKIYEIVPVALGKKMPDVLIKNVNLVNVFTGKIEKTNIALYKKRIAGIGDDYKVGKEVIDAKGLFAIPGLIDAHVHIESSMLSPTEFAKLILPFGTTTIIADPHEIANVLGVEGIEYMIKSTEGIPLNVYFAIPSAVPATNLETSGATLGAEDMVSLVEKYPFRIIALGEVMNYPGVLDCDRDLITKIEILRHKYKKIDGHAPGLTGKELNAYIDAFVRSDHECETKEEALEKLSKGMQIFIREGTAARNLNALLPAVNEMNHFFFSFCTDDRDPNDIIERGHINGIIKSAIDSGIDPIIAIRMATINTAKYFNLRSMGAISPGYKADIVFIDNLKDFNIKFVIKDSKIVVEDKRINMNVESIIRNIPNTLGKINIVKNYSLSIKNRNRKIRVISVKSGTLLTDELIVEPNVEKGYVVSDIDRDIIKIAVFDRHKASGYSIGFVHGLSIKNGAVATTIGHDSHNLTVVGTNDEDMNYAISRIKELNGGIVVVKNKKLIASLSLPIAGLMSDKNYGFVVEELRKLKNSLVEIGVNSDILMQIHFLQLAVIPKLKITDKGLIDVEKQKIVDLFVEV, encoded by the coding sequence ATGAAAATTTATGAAATTGTTCCTGTTGCTTTAGGGAAAAAAATGCCTGATGTATTAATAAAGAATGTTAATCTTGTAAATGTTTTTACTGGAAAAATTGAAAAAACTAATATTGCTCTTTATAAAAAAAGAATTGCAGGAATTGGAGATGATTATAAAGTTGGAAAGGAAGTTATTGATGCAAAAGGTCTATTTGCAATTCCAGGACTTATAGATGCTCATGTTCATATTGAAAGTTCTATGCTTTCACCTACTGAGTTTGCCAAACTAATCCTTCCTTTTGGTACAACAACTATTATTGCTGATCCACATGAAATTGCAAATGTTTTAGGAGTAGAAGGTATTGAATACATGATTAAGTCAACTGAAGGTATACCGTTGAATGTCTATTTTGCAATTCCATCTGCAGTGCCAGCAACAAATCTTGAAACATCAGGAGCAACACTTGGTGCTGAAGATATGGTAAGCTTAGTTGAAAAATATCCGTTTAGAATTATCGCTTTAGGAGAAGTTATGAATTATCCTGGTGTTTTAGATTGTGATAGAGATTTAATTACAAAAATTGAGATATTAAGACATAAATATAAAAAGATTGATGGTCATGCACCAGGATTGACGGGAAAAGAATTAAATGCATATATTGATGCTTTTGTTCGATCTGACCATGAATGTGAAACAAAGGAAGAAGCATTAGAAAAACTTTCAAAAGGAATGCAAATATTTATTAGAGAAGGGACGGCAGCCAGAAACCTGAATGCATTACTTCCAGCAGTAAATGAAATGAACCACTTTTTCTTCTCTTTTTGTACTGATGATAGAGACCCAAATGACATAATTGAGAGAGGTCATATAAATGGAATTATTAAAAGTGCAATTGATAGTGGAATTGATCCAATAATTGCAATTAGGATGGCAACAATTAATACTGCTAAATATTTTAATTTGAGAAGTATGGGTGCAATTTCACCTGGTTATAAAGCTGATATTGTTTTTATTGATAATTTGAAAGATTTTAATATTAAGTTTGTTATTAAAGATTCAAAGATTGTAGTTGAAGATAAAAGGATTAATATGAATGTTGAAAGCATAATTCGTAATATTCCAAACACATTAGGCAAAATAAATATTGTAAAAAACTACTCTTTAAGTATTAAAAATAGGAATAGAAAAATACGTGTGATATCTGTAAAATCTGGGACTCTCTTAACAGATGAGCTAATAGTTGAACCAAATGTTGAAAAAGGTTACGTGGTTTCAGATATTGATAGAGATATTATAAAAATAGCAGTTTTTGATAGGCATAAAGCAAGTGGTTATTCAATTGGTTTTGTTCATGGACTTTCAATTAAAAATGGAGCAGTTGCAACTACAATTGGTCATGATTCTCATAATTTAACTGTTGTTGGGACAAATGATGAGGATATGAATTATGCAATAAGTAGAATAAAAGAGTTGAATGGAGGAATTGTTGTTGTAAAAAATAAAAAGCTTATAGCTTCTTTGTCGCTTCCGATAGCTGGATTAATGTCAGACAAAAACTATGGCTTTGTAGTTGAAGAATTAAGAAAATTAAAAAATTCTTTAGTAGAAATTGGTGTAAATAGTGATATTCTAATGCAAATACACTTTTTACAACTTGCTGTAATACCAAAATTAAAGATTACAGATAAAGGATTAATTGATGTTGAAAAACAGAAAATAGTTGATTTATTTGTGGAGGTGTAA
- a CDS encoding flagellin has product MRINHNLSALNAWRQISLTNSNMSKTLEKLSSGLRINRAADDAAGLAISEKMRGQIKGLDMARKNAQDAISLIQTAEGALNEVHSILQRMRELAVQAASDTNTDVDRENIQAEIEQLRQEIDRIARSTEFNTKKLLNGNLESFRANAEANIVNGGIIDLTINTLNQNAKEGTYLVEVGQFRGSPTSALDVRITLVTTSSVYSTIVTSFAQGYVLVGGVTLRWDSTVLSISNYNGLPSGEVIDAAVARIEGKYTGSDYLVFQIGANEGANMIGGIDAVDSKNLGLNTSLIDVTSQDGAERVISLIDAAIDKVSGIRSKLGAMQNRLEHTIANLGVSSENLTSSESRIRDADMAKQMMFFTKQQILIQSGMAMLAQANTLPQNILQLLRG; this is encoded by the coding sequence GTGAGAATAAACCATAATTTAAGCGCTTTAAATGCTTGGAGGCAAATTTCATTAACTAATTCAAATATGTCAAAAACGTTGGAAAAATTATCTTCTGGATTAAGGATTAACAGAGCAGCTGATGATGCAGCTGGACTTGCAATAAGTGAAAAGATGAGAGGTCAAATTAAAGGACTTGATATGGCAAGAAAGAATGCACAAGATGCTATATCATTAATCCAGACAGCAGAAGGTGCATTGAATGAAGTTCATTCAATACTTCAGAGAATGAGGGAACTTGCAGTTCAAGCAGCAAGTGATACAAATACTGATGTTGATAGAGAAAATATTCAAGCTGAAATAGAACAATTGCGTCAAGAAATTGATAGAATTGCTCGTTCAACCGAATTTAATACTAAAAAGCTTTTGAATGGAAATTTAGAAAGTTTTAGAGCAAATGCGGAAGCAAATATTGTAAATGGCGGAATAATAGATTTAACAATTAACACTTTAAATCAAAATGCTAAAGAAGGTACTTATTTGGTTGAAGTTGGACAATTTAGAGGTTCACCTACAAGTGCATTGGATGTAAGAATAACTTTAGTAACAACTTCATCTGTTTATAGCACAATTGTTACTTCTTTTGCTCAAGGATATGTTCTAGTAGGTGGTGTTACTCTAAGATGGGATTCAACTGTCTTATCAATTTCGAATTATAATGGATTACCAAGTGGTGAAGTTATTGATGCTGCGGTTGCAAGAATTGAAGGGAAATACACTGGTTCTGATTATTTGGTTTTCCAGATTGGTGCAAATGAGGGTGCGAATATGATTGGCGGAATTGATGCTGTTGATTCAAAAAATTTGGGACTTAACACTAGTTTAATTGATGTTACTTCGCAAGATGGAGCAGAAAGGGTAATAAGTTTAATAGATGCTGCAATTGATAAAGTAAGTGGAATTCGCTCAAAATTAGGAGCAATGCAAAACAGATTGGAACATACAATTGCTAATCTAGGTGTTTCATCAGAAAATCTAACATCGTCTGAAAGTAGAATAAGAGATGCTGATATGGCTAAGCAAATGATGTTCTTTACAAAACAGCAGATATTAATTCAATCAGGTATGGCTATGCTTGCTCAGGCAAATACACTTCCACAAAATATTTTACAGTTACTGAGAGGTTAA
- a CDS encoding ABC transporter ATP-binding protein: MSEKKVLVKVDNLVKYFPIRAGVFKRIVAWVRAVDDISFEIYEGETVGLVGESGCGKTTAGMTLLRLYEPTSGRIIVDGKDTTYYFMPRYRAKKYLKKMYIEKFKKEDPSKFTGIDKEYYELYEELGESGFYSKLLDNITEKRRDFRRTMQIVFQDPYSSLNPRIRVKTIVSEGPVLHGLIKKSEVVDKVKEVLEEVGIHGEHMYRFPHQFSGGQRQRIGIARALLMNPKLIVADEAVAALDVSIRSQVINLMLELQKKHNLTYLFISHDLSVIKYISDRVVVMYLGKIVENASKKELFDNPLHPYTKALMSAIPVPNPEYKKKRIILTGDVPSPVNPPSGCRFHPRCPVAKEICAKEEPQLKEVSPGHFVACHFPGSLK, translated from the coding sequence ATGAGTGAAAAAAAAGTATTAGTTAAAGTTGATAATCTTGTAAAGTATTTTCCAATTCGTGCAGGAGTATTTAAAAGAATAGTAGCATGGGTTAGAGCAGTAGATGACATCAGCTTTGAAATTTATGAAGGTGAGACTGTTGGGCTTGTTGGTGAATCAGGTTGTGGAAAAACTACTGCTGGAATGACGCTTTTAAGACTTTATGAGCCTACATCTGGAAGAATTATTGTAGACGGAAAGGATACAACATATTATTTTATGCCACGTTATAGAGCAAAGAAATATTTAAAGAAAATGTATATAGAGAAATTTAAAAAGGAAGATCCATCAAAATTTACAGGAATTGATAAAGAATATTATGAGTTATATGAGGAACTAGGCGAAAGTGGTTTTTATAGCAAACTTTTAGATAATATAACTGAAAAGAGAAGAGATTTTAGAAGAACGATGCAAATAGTTTTTCAGGATCCATATAGTTCTCTTAATCCAAGAATTAGAGTTAAGACAATTGTTTCTGAAGGGCCTGTATTGCATGGGCTGATAAAAAAATCTGAAGTAGTAGATAAGGTAAAAGAAGTTTTAGAAGAAGTTGGTATTCATGGAGAACATATGTATAGATTTCCTCACCAATTTTCTGGAGGACAACGTCAAAGAATAGGAATAGCAAGGGCATTATTGATGAATCCAAAGTTAATAGTTGCCGATGAAGCAGTAGCAGCACTTGATGTTTCTATAAGATCTCAAGTTATTAACTTAATGCTTGAACTTCAAAAGAAACATAATTTAACATATTTGTTTATCTCACATGACTTATCAGTCATTAAATATATTTCTGATAGGGTAGTCGTTATGTATTTAGGAAAAATTGTTGAAAATGCTTCCAAGAAAGAACTATTTGATAATCCATTACATCCCTATACAAAAGCATTAATGAGTGCTATACCGGTTCCAAATCCTGAATATAAAAAGAAAAGGATAATTTTGACAGGAGATGTTCCAAGTCCAGTAAATCCACCTAGTGGATGTAGATTCCATCCAAGATGTCCTGTAGCAAAGGAAATTTGTGCAAAAGAGGAACCACAATTGAAAGAGGTATCACCGGGTCACTTTGTAGCTTGTCACTTCCCAGGATCATTAAAATAA
- a CDS encoding ABC transporter ATP-binding protein gives MEKKPLLEVKNLKTYFHTEDGVVKAVDGVDFEVYPGETLGIVGESGSGKSVTSLSILRLLDPNGEILEGSQIIFEGKNLLDLSEDEMRKIRGNDIAMIFQEPMVALNPVFTIGEQIMEAILLHQDVDKKEARRMAIDMLRKVGIPEPEKRVDEYPHELSGGMRQRAMIAMALSCKPKLLIADEPTTALDVTIQAQILDLMKELQREYGMAIILITHDVGVIAENADRVVVMYGGMVMETADVKELFKEMRHPYTWGLLNSIPRLDIEQDKLYNIPGIVPDPLHFPPGCRFNTRCEFADERCKKEIPPLYEVGKNHYSRCFYYKKVEEAQKLKKAGESA, from the coding sequence TTGGAAAAAAAACCATTATTAGAAGTAAAGAATTTAAAGACCTATTTTCATACAGAAGATGGAGTTGTTAAAGCAGTTGACGGAGTGGATTTTGAAGTTTATCCTGGCGAGACACTTGGAATTGTTGGTGAATCTGGTAGTGGAAAAAGTGTTACCTCATTATCAATTTTAAGATTGTTGGATCCAAATGGTGAAATTTTAGAAGGAAGTCAAATAATTTTTGAAGGAAAGAATCTTTTAGATCTTTCAGAGGATGAGATGAGAAAAATTAGAGGTAATGATATTGCAATGATTTTTCAGGAACCAATGGTAGCTTTAAACCCAGTTTTTACAATTGGTGAGCAGATTATGGAAGCAATATTGTTGCACCAAGATGTTGATAAAAAGGAAGCTAGAAGAATGGCAATTGACATGCTAAGAAAAGTTGGAATACCTGAACCAGAAAAACGTGTTGATGAGTATCCACATGAATTATCTGGTGGTATGAGGCAAAGAGCGATGATTGCAATGGCACTTTCTTGTAAGCCAAAATTATTAATTGCGGATGAGCCAACAACTGCTCTTGATGTTACTATTCAAGCGCAAATACTTGATTTAATGAAGGAATTACAAAGAGAGTATGGAATGGCTATAATTTTAATTACGCATGATGTTGGTGTTATTGCAGAAAATGCTGATAGAGTTGTTGTAATGTATGGTGGAATGGTTATGGAAACTGCTGATGTAAAAGAATTATTTAAAGAAATGAGACATCCATATACTTGGGGACTTTTAAATTCAATTCCAAGATTAGATATAGAACAGGACAAACTCTATAATATACCAGGAATTGTTCCTGATCCATTACATTTTCCACCAGGATGTAGGTTTAATACCAGATGTGAGTTTGCAGATGAAAGATGTAAAAAGGAAATTCCACCTTTATATGAAGTTGGAAAAAATCATTATTCAAGATGTTTTTATTATAAAAAAGTTGAAGAGGCTCAGAAACTCAAAAAGGCTGGTGAAAGTGCATGA
- a CDS encoding ABC transporter permease, whose translation MNTEFKRTMKKLFRNPSAVLGFSLLIFFALIAAFAPLLAPPVNPMFPDENGNPMKLEDPYIMPILSWSSDPVPPSKDHPFGMIAGRDIYYGVIWGTRTAFKIGLTVVTLSTIIGLIIGSIAGYFGGWIDEILMRITDIFLSIPFLLAAMVLTTILGSGLDKVMIAMTVFGWMAVARLIRANILQVKEEQFVLAAKALGIKNFIIIVRHVLPNTIFPVLVQATMRLGSLVITAAALSFLGLGAPIGYADWGSMLNYTRNYILGASGQALAYWYTVFYPGMAMVLFVLAWNLVGDALRDVFDPKLK comes from the coding sequence ATGAATACAGAGTTTAAAAGAACAATGAAAAAATTGTTTAGAAATCCTTCTGCAGTTTTAGGATTTTCATTGTTAATATTTTTTGCGTTGATTGCTGCATTTGCTCCATTACTTGCACCGCCTGTTAATCCAATGTTTCCAGATGAAAATGGAAATCCTATGAAACTTGAAGATCCGTACATAATGCCAATACTTTCTTGGAGTTCAGATCCAGTACCACCAAGCAAAGATCATCCCTTTGGTATGATTGCCGGTAGAGACATTTATTACGGGGTAATTTGGGGTACAAGAACTGCTTTTAAAATTGGTTTAACAGTTGTCACGTTATCAACAATAATTGGTTTAATAATAGGATCAATTGCTGGTTATTTTGGTGGTTGGATAGATGAAATTCTAATGAGAATTACGGATATTTTCTTATCAATACCATTTTTGTTAGCTGCAATGGTATTAACAACAATATTAGGAAGTGGTTTAGATAAAGTTATGATTGCAATGACAGTTTTTGGTTGGATGGCAGTTGCAAGATTAATTAGAGCTAATATATTGCAAGTTAAAGAAGAACAATTTGTTTTGGCTGCAAAGGCTCTTGGAATAAAAAACTTTATTATAATTGTAAGACATGTGCTTCCGAATACAATTTTTCCAGTTTTAGTTCAAGCTACAATGAGATTAGGATCTTTGGTTATTACAGCAGCTGCACTTTCATTCTTAGGGCTTGGTGCTCCAATTGGTTATGCTGATTGGGGTTCAATGCTTAACTATACAAGAAACTATATATTAGGTGCTAGTGGTCAAGCACTAGCTTATTGGTATACCGTTTTTTATCCAGGAATGGCAATGGTTTTGTTTGTATTAGCATGGAATTTAGTAGGTGATGCTTTAAGAGATGTCTTTGATCCGAAATTGAAATAA
- a CDS encoding ABC transporter permease — protein MTAYIIRRLLLLPLILFGVTLIIFSFTEILGPEKMISAYVNPNVFDKLSNEDIDRLIEKYGLNDPMWTRYFKWLGGVLKGELGWSVTAKQPVADAIKERIPYTIELALYAFIPVIAVGIWLGVTAAVNRDKFIDHFIRIFAIVGWSLPDFVFGLIVLMIFYSVLGWFPPGTLSDWADSIVKSDSFHKITHLLTIDALLNGRLDVFWDALRHLIGPILTISWLWWAYLLRITRSSMLEVLGKEYVRTARAKGVPEKEVIHKHAKKNAMIPVVTVAGAMVIGLLAGTVIVEVIFNRVGMGRFTAQAATQLDYAAILGSTLFYSTLLVIGNLIIDILYAILDPRIRLG, from the coding sequence TTGACGGCGTATATTATTCGGAGGCTTTTGCTACTTCCACTGATTTTGTTTGGTGTAACTTTGATAATATTTAGTTTTACAGAAATATTAGGTCCTGAAAAAATGATTTCAGCATATGTAAATCCAAATGTATTTGACAAGCTTTCAAATGAAGACATTGATAGATTAATTGAAAAGTATGGTTTAAATGATCCAATGTGGACTAGATATTTTAAATGGCTTGGTGGAGTTTTAAAAGGTGAATTGGGATGGTCTGTTACAGCCAAGCAACCAGTTGCTGATGCTATTAAAGAAAGAATTCCTTATACGATCGAGCTTGCACTTTATGCATTTATACCGGTTATTGCAGTTGGTATTTGGTTAGGTGTTACGGCTGCGGTTAATAGAGATAAGTTTATAGATCATTTTATAAGGATTTTTGCAATTGTTGGTTGGTCTCTTCCTGATTTTGTTTTTGGGTTAATAGTTTTGATGATTTTCTATTCAGTTCTTGGATGGTTTCCACCAGGAACTTTGAGTGATTGGGCAGATTCAATAGTAAAATCAGATAGTTTTCATAAAATAACGCATTTATTGACAATTGATGCTTTATTGAATGGAAGACTTGATGTTTTCTGGGATGCATTGAGACACTTAATTGGACCTATTCTAACAATTTCTTGGCTTTGGTGGGCGTATTTGTTAAGAATTACAAGATCAAGTATGCTTGAAGTTCTTGGTAAAGAATATGTTAGAACGGCTAGAGCTAAAGGGGTTCCTGAAAAGGAAGTTATACACAAACATGCCAAAAAGAATGCAATGATTCCTGTTGTAACGGTTGCTGGTGCAATGGTTATTGGCTTACTTGCAGGAACTGTTATAGTTGAAGTTATTTTTAATAGAGTTGGAATGGGTAGATTTACAGCACAAGCAGCTACTCAGCTTGATTATGCAGCAATTTTAGGTAGCACTTTGTTTTATTCAACACTGCTTGTTATTGGAAATTTGATAATCGATATACTATACGCAATATTAGACCCAAGAATCAGACTAGGTTAG